GGCTGAGTAGTGGTTCCCCTTCAAGATGCGCAATGGCTTCCGGCAAATCCCGTGCGGTTTCAAAGCAGCACCACAACAATTCACGGCGGGTTTCCAGTCCGCTGTTTTGCAGAATTCCTCCCAATCCCGAAGGATCTGATTCCAATCCGTCCAAAATGCCTTTTGGCAAGTGTTGTGGTACAATGAGGGATGTGGCATACGCCTGAGTTTTCGGCGTTTCGTTGCCGATTGAGGGTGTTTGTAATGCTACTTGTCGCGCGATGACTGGTGCTCCTGATGGCAACTCGAGCCAGATATGCTCTGTGCAGAGTGTCTGTTCCGCCTGATGGAGGAGTACGACTTCCACAGGTGTGAGTGTATAGGCTTCGATGAGTCTTGTGACGGTGCCGTCGGTGACGATCAATGCCCGCTGGAATGGCGTTAATTGCGCGATGTTGATTTCTCCAGACATTGCTGGCCTTTCGGCTTGTGCGACAAATATATTTTTTACATGTGTGTCAGCAAAGGTTGTCGAATTGAAAATTGAATCTGTCTTCATCGAGCTATTGTCCTTTCATATATACAGTTGTTGTGTAACGCAGGTGCACTTTAGACACATAAGGACAAAAAAAGTTCTGAAACATTGCATGTGTGATTCTAATCAGTTATTTTGATGGAAAGGACAGCATGCGTATCATAACCTGGAATGTAAACGGATTGCGGGCGGCGCTTCGCAAGGGGTTTATGGATCATATTAAAACGCTAAACCCCGATGTGATCCTTTTGCAAGAGATTCGGGTCTTGCCCGAGCAACTATCTGCGAGCGAGCGCAATCCTGAGGGATGGCATGTTATCTGGCATCCGGCCGAGCGCAAGGGCTATGCGGGTACAGCGGTATGGTCTCGCACGCCTTTAAGTGAGGAAGAACGCGGTGAGGGCGATTCTGAAGGCCGGATTTTGCGGGTGAGTACTCTGGGGATTCAATTTGTCAGCGTGTACCTGCCTTCGGGATCATCGGGCGATGAGCGCCAGGCGATTAAGGAGTGCTGGATGGATCGCTTTCGTCCCTGGGCCGATGGCCTGGTCAAAAAACGGGTTCCCACAATTATGGGCGGTGATTTTAATATCGCGCATACCGAACGCGATATTTTTTATGCTAAAAGCAATGAAAAAAATTCGGGTTTTTTGTCGCATGAACGCGCGTGGATGGGCAATCTCATCGCTTCTGGCTGGCGCGATTTTACACGGGAACAATACGGCGATGTTCAGGGTCCGTATTCGTGGTGGTCCAATCGGGGAAGAGCCAGAGAATTGGACCGCGGTTGGCGCATCGACTATTTGTTGGGTAATGAGGTAGCTGCAAAGCGCGTTGAATCCGCCCATGTTGATCGCGAAGGTGGCATGACCATATCTGATCACGCACCGGTTGTTGTGGATTTGAAATAGCTCATACACACAGGAGATTTCCATGCACACTCTTGAAACACATCCTTTTGCAGCGTTATTCGGCGTTGATGAAAGCGTGGCCGAGCAGGCATTGTCCGAAGCGATGTCCCGAGGTGCCGAATTTGCCGATCTGTATTTTCAGCATGTGCGTACTACGTCACTCAGTTTGGAAGATGGCATTATTTCCAGTGCCAATACAGGCGTTGATCAGGGCGTGGGGATTCGCGCGGTGATTGGGGATCAGGTTGGCTATGCTTTTTCCGAGAGTTTAGAGGCAGATGCAATTTATGCGGCTGCTCGAACAGCGGCTGCAATAGCAGAGGGCACAAAAAATGTGCCCCCGCAACACTTGCAGGGCAGAGAGGTTGACAATTACTACGCGATTGATCGCGACTGGGATGAGGTCAATATTACCGAACGCCTGCCACTGGTGCAGAATGCGGAAATAATGACTCGCGCAATGGATCCCTCAATAGAAAAGGTGTCTGTGGGGTGGATGGATAGGGATGAGCGCGTGCTCATTGTGACCAGCGATGGTGTTTTCAGTACGGACCGGCGGCCTATGGCGACGCTGTATTGTTCGGTGACAGCCAACAAGAATGGCGTGCGGCAGAGCAATGGGGCTTCGGTTTCCCGGCGCGAGGGGATTGACTATTTTACCGAAGAGAATATCAAAGCGGTCTGTCAAAAGGCGGTTGATCGCACGATGATTCTCTTTGAGGCGCAGCGCCCACCTGCTGGCGAGATGCCGGTGGTGCTTGCAGCTGGTGCTTCGGGTATTTTGCTCCACGAGGCGATTGGTCACGGCCTGGAAGCGGATTTCAACCGCAAGGGTACTTCTATTTACGCGACGATGATGAATGAGAAAGTCGCCCCGGATTTTGTGACGATTGTCGATGACGGTTTGCAGGAAAATGATCGCGGGGCGCTCAATGTAGATGACGAGGGCCAGGCTACTGCGTGTACGACGCTTATTGAAAACGGCGTCTTAAAAAGCTATTTGCACGACCGCATTTCGGCCAGGCACTACGGGGTCGCACCCACGGGGTCGGGTCGTCGCGAGAGTTTTCGGCATGTTCCTATGCCGCGTATGCGATCTACGTATATGCTCGACGGTCCCCACACCCGCGATGAGATTATTGGCGCTGTCGATTACGGCATTATTGCCGATACGTTTACCAATGGACAGGTGCAAATTGGCGCGGGTGATTTTACTTTTTATATCAAGAATGGATGGCTTATTGAAGGCGGCAAAATTACTGCGCCGATCAAGGATGTCAATATTATTGGCAATGGTCCCGAGGCATTAAAAAATGTGGTTATGGCAGCAGGTGATGCCGTGCTGGATGATGGTAGCTGGACGTGTGGAAAAAACGGGCAGGGTGTGCCCGTTTCGATGGGCGTTCCGACGATGCTGGTGGAAAAGAGTATGACTGTGGGTGGGGTGAATTAAATGGAACGAGAACTTCTACAACAGGCAGAACAGGCGGTTGATCAGGCGCGCGGAGCAGGTGCGAATGATGCGATAGCGCGGGTGCGGGATGAAAATAGCACGGAGTACACGTATCGCGATGGGAATATTGAGCAGGTCCAACAGAGTGCTGCCCGCGGCTTGAGTATTCAATTATATGTCAATGGGCGGTATTCGACACACCAGACCTCGGATTTGCGCGCGGCGTCTGTTGCCCGGTTTATCGAAGATGCAGTTGCGCTGACACAGCATCTGGCTGAAGATTCGCATCGCGTTATTCCCGATGCTGCACTGTATGACAATCGTCCGGATACTGACCTCCAATCCGACGATGTTGTGGTGCGCGATTTGCCCCGCGAAGCGTGTATTGATTGGTTAAAAAAAATGGATGCTGTCACCCATACAGATGACCGTGTGGTGAGTGCTACCGCCGATGTTTACTATGGTTGGAATACGTCGGCTCGGGTGAGTTCAAATGGATTTTCGGGGATACAGAGCGGGACTTCGATAGGCTATGGCGCGAGTGTGACGCTCAAAGAGGGCGAGCACGGGCGTCCCGAAGACCATCGCTATGTGCGGGCGCATCATTTGTCGGATTTGCCCGATCCAGAGGCGGTTGCGCGCGAGAGCCTCGACCGCGCACTTTCCCGATTGGGGAGTGAAAAAGCGCCGAGTGGGCGGGCGACTATGGTGGTTGATCCCGAAGCTGGCGGGCGTT
The nucleotide sequence above comes from Gemmatimonadota bacterium. Encoded proteins:
- a CDS encoding TldD/PmbA family protein codes for the protein MHTLETHPFAALFGVDESVAEQALSEAMSRGAEFADLYFQHVRTTSLSLEDGIISSANTGVDQGVGIRAVIGDQVGYAFSESLEADAIYAAARTAAAIAEGTKNVPPQHLQGREVDNYYAIDRDWDEVNITERLPLVQNAEIMTRAMDPSIEKVSVGWMDRDERVLIVTSDGVFSTDRRPMATLYCSVTANKNGVRQSNGASVSRREGIDYFTEENIKAVCQKAVDRTMILFEAQRPPAGEMPVVLAAGASGILLHEAIGHGLEADFNRKGTSIYATMMNEKVAPDFVTIVDDGLQENDRGALNVDDEGQATACTTLIENGVLKSYLHDRISARHYGVAPTGSGRRESFRHVPMPRMRSTYMLDGPHTRDEIIGAVDYGIIADTFTNGQVQIGAGDFTFYIKNGWLIEGGKITAPIKDVNIIGNGPEALKNVVMAAGDAVLDDGSWTCGKNGQGVPVSMGVPTMLVEKSMTVGGVN
- a CDS encoding exodeoxyribonuclease III — translated: MRIITWNVNGLRAALRKGFMDHIKTLNPDVILLQEIRVLPEQLSASERNPEGWHVIWHPAERKGYAGTAVWSRTPLSEEERGEGDSEGRILRVSTLGIQFVSVYLPSGSSGDERQAIKECWMDRFRPWADGLVKKRVPTIMGGDFNIAHTERDIFYAKSNEKNSGFLSHERAWMGNLIASGWRDFTREQYGDVQGPYSWWSNRGRARELDRGWRIDYLLGNEVAAKRVESAHVDREGGMTISDHAPVVVDLK
- a CDS encoding chorismate pyruvate-lyase family protein, whose translation is MKTDSIFNSTTFADTHVKNIFVAQAERPAMSGEINIAQLTPFQRALIVTDGTVTRLIEAYTLTPVEVVLLHQAEQTLCTEHIWLELPSGAPVIARQVALQTPSIGNETPKTQAYATSLIVPQHLPKGILDGLESDPSGLGGILQNSGLETRRELLWCCFETARDLPEAIAHLEGEPLLSRTYRVFANKKLIMLITEKFPLREEAH
- a CDS encoding TldD/PmbA family protein, which encodes MERELLQQAEQAVDQARGAGANDAIARVRDENSTEYTYRDGNIEQVQQSAARGLSIQLYVNGRYSTHQTSDLRAASVARFIEDAVALTQHLAEDSHRVIPDAALYDNRPDTDLQSDDVVVRDLPREACIDWLKKMDAVTHTDDRVVSATADVYYGWNTSARVSSNGFSGIQSGTSIGYGASVTLKEGEHGRPEDHRYVRAHHLSDLPDPEAVARESLDRALSRLGSEKAPSGRATMVVDPEAGGRLIGAIWGALQARSIQQNRSFLADKKDAQIASSLLSVTDDPLMVRGLASRHYDGEGISAKRRCVVDQGVLQMYYVDTYYGRKLGWEPTTGMSSNLVFAPGDKDLNGLIAEIEDGFHVTSWLGGNADTTTGDFSYGFRGFRIANGQKTGAVSEMNIAGNFLDLLQNLVAVGNDPNVYSSVQTPTLIFDNVAFSGK